GCGCCTTCGGCGCCATCAAGAAGGGGATCTTCGTCAGCTGCTCCGCCGGGAACTCAGGGCCGGGGGAGTCCACCCTATCCAACGAGGCGCCGTGGGTCCTGACGGTGGCAGCAACTTCCACGAACCGCACCATCAGGGCCACCGTCAAGCTCGGCGATGGCCAGGAATTCGACGGGGAGTCGCTGTACCAGCAGCCGCCCGATTTCGGCTCCAAGAACCTACCTCTCGTGTGGGCCGGTGACGGCAGCAAGATGAACGCCTCGAAGTGCCGAAACGGCTCCTTGGACGGGTTGGACGTGCGGGGGAAGGTAGTGCTCTGCGAGCGCGGCGGTAACTCCAGGATCGACAAAGGCAAGGTGGTCCAAGGGGCCGGCGGCGCGGGCATGATCCTTATGAACGAGCAGGTGGACGGATACAGCACCCTCGCCGACGCGCACGTCCTCCCGGCGTCGCACGTTGCCTACGCCTACGGCTCCAAGATCAAGGACTACATCAAGTCCTCCTCTAACCCGACCGCCGCCATCGTCTTCAAGGGCACGACCATGAATACTTCCCGCGCGCCGGCGATCCCCTCCTTCTCCTCCAGAGGCCCCAGCAAGGAGTCCCCGGGGATCCTGAAGCCGGACATCGCCGCCCCCGGGGTGAGCATCCTCGCGGCATGGCCCTCCACGCTCGGTcaggggtcgcagccgcagccaacGTCGACGACGAAGCTCACCGGGTTCGTCTTCAACATGATGTCAGGTACGTCCATGTCCTGCCCCCACGTTAGCGGAGTGGCCGCGCTGCTGAAGAAGGCGCACCCGAGCTGGTCGCCTGCCGCCATGAAGTCGGCAATGATGACCACTGCTTACACATCCGACAACACCGGGCAGCCGATCGTCGACGAGAGGTTCCTCCCGGCAGGACTCTTCTCTTTTGGCGCCGGTCAAGTGGACCCTGCTAAGGCCCTCGATCCGGGGCTAGTTTACGACATCGACCCCGACGACTACGTCCCTTACCTCTGTGGCCTGGGTTACACCGACGCCCATGTGCGATCGGTGATTCACAGTTCGGTGAGTTGCTCGTTGGCGAAGCGCATCACCGAGGGAGAGCTGAACTACCCGTCCATCTTGGTGCCTCTCGGTGGGAATCACCCTACTGCAGTCGTATTCTCCCGGACGGTAACCAACGTCGGCGAGGCGCACGAGACGTACTCGTCAGAGATCGATGCGCCGGAAGGGGTGTCAGTGCGAGTGGAGCCGACGAGCCTCTCGTTCACTTCTGTAAACGAGAAGAAGACCTTCAAGATCACATTCGAAAGCAAAGGCGGTGGTGGCTCAGGCAATGCCGAGGGACAGCTGAAGTGGGTTTCAGGGAAGCATGTCGTCAGGAGCCCCATTGCCATTAGCTTCAAGTAGTATTCATGCAGAGTGCAATTTGCACGTATGTAGAGCATTCTTTTGAGTCGGAGATCACAGAAGAATGTCATACAGAGTTAGATAGATGAACAATATGAATCATTCAGCATATGAATGATATATCAGATGTTATCAGATTCTTCAGTGACATGAATCTTACAGGAACATGCCTAATATAAACAAGATATAGAACTCAGATGTGATGAACACCTCAGTGATTAACACCATTTCCAGGGTATTATTAACAGTACATCTTAAGACCCAAATGCATACATCTCAAGCTTCTTTAGGTCTCCTCCACAGCATTACACATAAGGAAAGACAATAGAATTAGTAGAAACTATTGCAGTAATTAGGTGTAATGCTGTGACTGATACAGTAAAAAAAACCACACCAGGAACATTAATATCAAGGCAGAGGACAAGGTCCATTCCCCCTTTTCATATTGCATAGAAATGGATTTGGTTGACTGAAATGTTGCTCAACATATATATCAAACTATGAACAAGGAATGTCACCAGTCAGCTGAGAGTTCAAGCCACAGGTCAAATATAG
The DNA window shown above is from Musa acuminata AAA Group cultivar baxijiao chromosome BXJ2-4, Cavendish_Baxijiao_AAA, whole genome shotgun sequence and carries:
- the LOC135610397 gene encoding subtilisin-like protease 4; the encoded protein is MALRHSSILFLFASFLLSAEFIAVDAQLFIRGPFRLIDGPFSHFAEPSDGPDDRGLQRYIIHVRRPEGPLFTIATEWRNFYVSLLTKANAQFSLQGDDSPVSRILHAYRNVMTGFAAMFTAIEVEAMSKLDWFVHAYPDRTYDLLTTHTPEFMGLRDPTSGGGGRGGVWKESNMGEGVIIGVLDSGVTPGHPSFDDKGMPPPPSRWKGQCDFKTSACNNKLIGAQSFIRSYGLPAVSAVPPVDNEGHGTHTASTAAGAPVDHADALGHAAGVAAGMAPRAHVAVYQVCDRGRCAGADILSAMDAAIEDGVDVISLSVGSAPAPFHADPVAIGAFGAIKKGIFVSCSAGNSGPGESTLSNEAPWVLTVAATSTNRTIRATVKLGDGQEFDGESLYQQPPDFGSKNLPLVWAGDGSKMNASKCRNGSLDGLDVRGKVVLCERGGNSRIDKGKVVQGAGGAGMILMNEQVDGYSTLADAHVLPASHVAYAYGSKIKDYIKSSSNPTAAIVFKGTTMNTSRAPAIPSFSSRGPSKESPGILKPDIAAPGVSILAAWPSTLGQGSQPQPTSTTKLTGFVFNMMSGTSMSCPHVSGVAALLKKAHPSWSPAAMKSAMMTTAYTSDNTGQPIVDERFLPAGLFSFGAGQVDPAKALDPGLVYDIDPDDYVPYLCGLGYTDAHVRSVIHSSVSCSLAKRITEGELNYPSILVPLGGNHPTAVVFSRTVTNVGEAHETYSSEIDAPEGVSVRVEPTSLSFTSVNEKKTFKITFESKGGGGSGNAEGQLKWVSGKHVVRSPIAISFK